One genomic segment of Microbacterium sp. ProA8 includes these proteins:
- a CDS encoding acyl-CoA thioesterase II, with amino-acid sequence MLSVIDLSASDARTTEDIFTGASQSMPLGRVYGGQVLAQSIVAASRTIPDERIVHSMHGYFLRPGDSTKGITFSVDRIHDGRSFSTRRTQAYQEGVPIFSMIASFQDEDPGLDHQEPMPEGLPGPDELPDIESQLRGLHPMSKRLFTDRPVDLRHIPSPIYVTAGAEQVPRQAVWMRIRRPIPDTPAVHRAVLAYLSDLTIQESILRAHGVSWATPGLKVASLDHAMWWHRFGRVDEWMLYVQESPSARGGRGLATGRIYAADGTLLASVAQEIMVRVPDAPERRD; translated from the coding sequence ATGCTGTCGGTGATCGATCTCAGCGCCTCGGATGCGCGCACCACCGAAGACATCTTCACCGGGGCCTCGCAGTCCATGCCGCTCGGCCGGGTCTACGGCGGCCAGGTGCTGGCGCAGTCGATCGTCGCCGCGTCGCGCACGATCCCGGACGAGCGGATCGTGCACTCGATGCACGGCTACTTCCTCCGACCGGGCGACTCCACCAAGGGCATCACCTTCTCGGTCGACCGCATCCACGACGGGCGGTCCTTCTCGACCCGGCGCACGCAGGCCTACCAGGAGGGTGTGCCGATCTTCTCGATGATCGCCTCCTTCCAGGACGAGGACCCTGGTCTCGACCACCAGGAGCCGATGCCCGAAGGGCTGCCCGGTCCGGACGAGCTTCCCGACATCGAGTCGCAGCTGCGCGGCCTGCATCCGATGTCGAAGCGGCTGTTCACCGATCGGCCGGTCGACCTGCGTCATATCCCCTCGCCGATCTACGTCACGGCGGGAGCCGAGCAGGTTCCGCGTCAGGCGGTGTGGATGCGGATCCGACGGCCGATCCCCGACACCCCCGCGGTGCACCGCGCCGTCCTCGCCTACCTGAGCGACCTGACGATCCAGGAGTCGATCCTGCGGGCGCACGGCGTCTCGTGGGCCACGCCCGGGCTCAAGGTGGCCAGTCTGGATCATGCCATGTGGTGGCACCGCTTCGGCCGGGTGGACGAGTGGATGCTGTACGTCCAGGAGTCGCCGAGCGCCCGAGGCGGCCGGGGACTCGCGACCGGGCGCATCTACGCCGCGGACGGCACCCTCCTCGCGAGCGTCGCGCAGGAGATCATGGTGCGGGTGCCCGACGCCCCGGAGCGCCGGGACTGA
- a CDS encoding histidine kinase has product MLERPDIVLGRESLPAEDELRLPKPPGVFRRFWARHPLGTDILIAVVALLISVPAVVARSSLPEPIDPWTTGSGIALALLGCVALVWRRRWPLTVFAITLLPVLVMDAALAAALSGPVSLIAMYSVAVYRGVRACWIAFGCAAALIALHSLALVLAQPSQAGPQINVDVTTVVMLLLGALVGINVGNRRRYLSALIDRSRQLLVERDQQAALAAASERARIAREMHDIVSHSLTVIVALAEGANATADPARSREASRAVAATAREALAEMRMMLGVLRAADSANEAPLGPLLEASLHDVIEAARAAGFPATLSVSGEPDVPAAHRLAILRIVQEAITNAIRYSRNGSFIRVITEYSPTGVRIVVENDGAQPQAESTGAGWGLRGLQERAATLGGAVVAGPAAPGVWRLTAELPTGSHEDGADHDGAADERADRDGAADERADRDGLHRD; this is encoded by the coding sequence GTGCTCGAACGCCCAGACATCGTCCTCGGCCGGGAGTCCCTCCCGGCCGAGGACGAGCTGCGTCTGCCGAAGCCGCCTGGGGTGTTCCGGCGGTTCTGGGCGCGGCATCCGCTCGGCACCGACATCCTGATCGCCGTCGTCGCGCTCCTCATCTCGGTGCCGGCCGTCGTAGCCCGCTCATCGCTGCCGGAACCGATCGACCCGTGGACGACCGGGAGCGGGATCGCGCTCGCGCTCCTCGGCTGCGTCGCACTGGTGTGGCGGCGACGCTGGCCGCTGACGGTCTTCGCGATCACCCTGCTTCCGGTCCTGGTGATGGACGCCGCGCTCGCCGCGGCGCTGAGCGGCCCCGTGTCGCTCATCGCGATGTACTCCGTCGCCGTCTACCGCGGCGTGCGCGCCTGCTGGATCGCGTTCGGCTGCGCTGCCGCATTGATCGCGCTGCACAGCCTGGCGCTCGTGCTCGCGCAGCCGTCACAGGCCGGCCCGCAGATCAACGTCGATGTGACGACGGTGGTGATGCTTCTGCTCGGTGCGCTCGTCGGCATCAACGTCGGCAATCGCCGCCGCTATCTCAGTGCCCTCATCGACCGGTCCCGTCAGCTGCTCGTGGAGCGGGACCAGCAGGCCGCGCTCGCCGCCGCATCCGAGCGTGCACGCATCGCCCGGGAGATGCACGACATCGTGTCGCATTCGCTGACCGTCATCGTGGCCCTCGCCGAAGGCGCGAACGCCACGGCGGATCCGGCGCGCTCGCGAGAGGCGAGCCGGGCGGTGGCGGCGACCGCCCGCGAGGCGCTCGCCGAGATGCGGATGATGCTCGGGGTGCTGCGCGCCGCGGACTCCGCGAACGAGGCGCCGCTCGGCCCGCTCCTCGAGGCATCGCTCCACGACGTCATCGAGGCGGCCCGTGCGGCCGGCTTCCCCGCCACACTGTCGGTCTCCGGTGAGCCCGACGTGCCCGCCGCCCACCGGCTCGCGATCCTGCGGATCGTGCAGGAGGCCATCACCAACGCCATCCGGTACTCGCGGAACGGGAGCTTCATCCGGGTGATCACCGAGTATTCGCCGACCGGTGTCCGCATCGTGGTGGAGAACGACGGAGCCCAGCCCCAAGCGGAGTCGACGGGCGCGGGCTGGGGCCTGCGCGGGCTCCAGGAGCGGGCGGCCACCCTCGGCGGCGCAGTGGTCGCCGGGCCTGCCGCGCCCGGCGTCTGGCGCCTCACCGCCGAGCTGCCCACCGGATCGCATGAGGACGGCGCCGACCACGACGGCGCGGCCGATGAACGAGCAGATCGGGACGGCGCGGCCGATGAACGAGCAGACCGGGACGGACTCCACCGTGACTGA
- a CDS encoding ATP-binding cassette domain-containing protein: protein MIVAESLSKSFGAKHAVQDVSFTVQPGRVTGFLGPNGAGKSTTMRMIVGLDRPTSGRVTVDGRDYRRLQSPLTEVGVLLDAKAVHTGRSAQNHLRAMAATHGIPRRRVDEVIEITGLSSVARKRAGGFSLGMGQRLGIAAALLGDPKTLILDEPVNGLDPEGVLWVRRFVRHAASEGKTVLLSSHLMSEMALTADHIIVLGRGRVLADASVDELVRQWTRATVRIRTPRAVDLARLVARDGVTVTHLAEGVMDVEGAAAHDIGDLALAHGIALHELTPASGTLEDAYLRLTGDDVEYKTKDI from the coding sequence ATGATCGTCGCAGAGAGTCTGAGCAAGAGCTTCGGAGCCAAGCACGCCGTCCAGGACGTCAGCTTCACCGTCCAACCGGGCCGGGTGACCGGGTTCCTCGGTCCCAACGGGGCCGGCAAGTCGACCACGATGAGGATGATCGTCGGGCTCGACCGGCCCACCAGCGGTCGGGTCACCGTCGACGGCCGTGACTACCGTCGCCTGCAGTCCCCGCTGACGGAGGTCGGCGTGCTGCTCGACGCGAAGGCCGTCCACACCGGCCGCAGCGCCCAGAACCATCTCCGGGCGATGGCCGCGACCCACGGCATCCCTCGCCGGCGCGTCGACGAGGTGATCGAGATCACCGGGCTCAGCTCCGTCGCGCGCAAGCGCGCGGGCGGTTTCTCGCTCGGCATGGGTCAGCGCCTCGGCATCGCCGCGGCGCTGCTCGGAGACCCGAAGACGCTCATCCTCGACGAGCCGGTCAACGGCCTGGACCCCGAGGGCGTCCTCTGGGTGCGCCGCTTCGTCAGGCACGCGGCATCAGAGGGCAAGACCGTGCTGCTGTCCAGCCACCTCATGAGTGAGATGGCGCTCACGGCCGACCACATCATCGTCCTCGGTCGCGGGCGGGTGCTCGCCGATGCGTCGGTCGACGAGCTCGTGCGGCAGTGGACGCGCGCCACGGTGCGCATCCGCACCCCGCGGGCGGTGGACCTCGCCCGGCTCGTCGCCCGAGACGGCGTGACCGTCACCCATCTGGCCGAGGGCGTGATGGATGTCGAGGGCGCCGCCGCTCATGACATCGGCGATCTCGCCCTCGCGCACGGCATCGCCCTGCACGAGCTGACCCCCGCATCCGGCACCCTCGAGGACGCCTACCTCCGGCTGACCGGTGACGACGTCGAATACAAGACGAAGGACATCTGA
- a CDS encoding globin, producing the protein MDPPAAPLSFYDEIGGHETFVRLVDAFYRGVADDEVLRPMYPEEDLGPAKERLTLFLEQYWGGPTTYGQERGHPRLRMRHAGFHVDPDARDRWLAHMRVAVDELHLPPLHEVTLWDYLQRAAFAMVNTFEPSGIGPAAGPRGAGGLPMTAAPPSSPGPTA; encoded by the coding sequence GTGGATCCGCCCGCGGCGCCGCTGAGCTTCTACGACGAGATCGGCGGGCACGAGACGTTCGTGCGGCTCGTCGACGCCTTCTACCGAGGCGTCGCTGACGACGAGGTGCTGCGGCCGATGTATCCCGAGGAGGATCTCGGCCCGGCCAAGGAGCGCCTCACCCTCTTCCTCGAGCAGTACTGGGGCGGACCGACGACGTACGGCCAGGAGCGCGGCCACCCGCGCCTGCGGATGCGTCACGCGGGCTTCCACGTCGACCCGGATGCACGCGACCGCTGGCTCGCCCACATGCGCGTCGCCGTCGACGAGCTGCACCTGCCACCGCTTCACGAGGTGACACTCTGGGACTACCTGCAGCGCGCCGCGTTCGCGATGGTGAACACCTTCGAGCCCTCGGGAATCGGCCCCGCCGCGGGTCCCCGCGGCGCCGGCGGTCTTCCCATGACAGCTGCACCACCCTCGTCGCCCGGCCCGACCGCCTGA
- a CDS encoding FAD-binding dehydrogenase — protein MPLATHQTDVLVIGWGLAGLVATAEAVAAGKRVTVVDQEPRSNLGGQAWWSFGGLFFIDSPEQRRLGIHDSLELARQDWLGNAGFDRDEDLWPRRWAEAYLQFAHEEKRAWLREKGVGFFPIVGWAERGGYSATGPGNSVPRFHVTWGTGPGVVAPFQAAVEAGEADGRVTILPRHRVTSLTVENGAVTGAEGDVLAPSGAARGVASSREVVDAFAIAAGATIVSSGGIGGNHDLVRRWWPERLGTPPETMVTGVPAYVDGSLQPVSEAAGARLINGDRMWHYVEGIQNWDPVWPDHGIRILPGPSSVWLDATGNRLPVPLFPGFDTLGTLAHLRATGYDHSWFVLSQQIIEKEFTLSGSEQNPDLTGKDVRLLAKSRLGKGASGPVQAFMDHGADFVVRNTLDELIAGMQALPGGDALDGDRVRFEVEARDREMDNDFTKDAQIAMLRSARAFRGDRLIRTATPHRILDPKSGPLIAVKLHVLTRKSLGGIETDLSARALGAGGEPVPGLYAAGEASGFGGGGVHGYRALEGTFLGGCLFSGRVAGRAAAAAV, from the coding sequence ATGCCCCTCGCCACCCACCAGACCGACGTCCTCGTCATCGGATGGGGCCTCGCCGGTCTCGTCGCCACGGCGGAGGCCGTGGCCGCCGGTAAACGGGTCACGGTCGTCGACCAGGAGCCGCGGTCGAATCTCGGGGGTCAGGCGTGGTGGTCGTTCGGTGGCCTCTTCTTCATCGATTCGCCTGAGCAGCGGCGGCTCGGCATTCACGACTCACTCGAGCTGGCGCGTCAGGACTGGCTGGGCAACGCCGGATTCGACCGCGACGAGGACCTCTGGCCCCGGCGCTGGGCCGAGGCGTACCTGCAGTTCGCACACGAGGAGAAGCGTGCGTGGCTGCGCGAGAAGGGTGTCGGCTTCTTCCCGATCGTGGGATGGGCCGAGCGCGGGGGCTACTCGGCCACGGGACCGGGGAACTCCGTGCCGCGGTTCCATGTCACCTGGGGCACCGGGCCGGGCGTCGTCGCCCCCTTCCAGGCGGCTGTCGAGGCGGGTGAGGCCGACGGGCGCGTGACGATCCTGCCGCGCCACCGCGTCACGTCGCTGACCGTCGAGAACGGCGCCGTCACCGGTGCAGAAGGCGACGTGCTCGCGCCCTCCGGAGCCGCCCGGGGTGTCGCGAGCTCTCGCGAGGTCGTCGACGCGTTCGCGATCGCCGCGGGCGCGACGATCGTGTCGTCCGGCGGCATCGGCGGCAATCATGACCTCGTCCGACGCTGGTGGCCGGAGCGGCTCGGCACGCCACCGGAGACCATGGTCACGGGAGTCCCTGCCTACGTCGACGGCTCGCTGCAGCCGGTCAGCGAGGCGGCGGGCGCCCGCCTCATCAACGGCGATCGCATGTGGCACTACGTCGAGGGCATCCAGAACTGGGATCCGGTGTGGCCGGATCACGGCATCCGGATCCTCCCCGGCCCGTCGTCGGTCTGGCTCGATGCGACCGGCAACCGCCTGCCGGTGCCCCTCTTCCCCGGCTTCGACACGCTCGGAACGCTGGCGCACCTGCGCGCCACCGGGTACGACCACTCCTGGTTCGTGCTGTCACAGCAGATCATCGAGAAGGAGTTCACCCTCTCGGGCAGCGAGCAGAACCCCGATCTGACCGGCAAGGACGTGCGTCTGCTCGCCAAGTCGCGCCTGGGCAAGGGCGCTTCCGGACCGGTGCAGGCCTTCATGGACCACGGCGCCGACTTCGTCGTCCGCAACACCCTCGACGAGCTGATCGCGGGGATGCAGGCGCTTCCCGGCGGCGATGCGCTCGACGGCGATCGCGTGCGGTTCGAGGTCGAAGCGCGCGACCGCGAGATGGACAACGACTTCACCAAGGACGCCCAGATCGCCATGCTGCGATCGGCGCGCGCCTTCCGCGGCGATCGACTCATCCGCACCGCGACGCCGCACCGGATCCTCGACCCGAAGTCCGGACCGCTCATCGCGGTGAAGCTGCACGTGCTGACGCGCAAGTCCTTGGGCGGCATCGAGACCGACCTCTCCGCCCGCGCGCTCGGCGCCGGGGGCGAGCCCGTCCCCGGGCTGTATGCCGCAGGTGAGGCGAGCGGGTTCGGCGGCGGCGGTGTGCACGGCTATCGCGCGCTGGAGGGGACGTTCCTCGGCGGATGCCTCTTCTCGGGGCGTGTGGCCGGGCGCGCGGCGGCCGCCGCGGTGTGA
- a CDS encoding response regulator transcription factor translates to MTEPKSAEPIRVLLVDDQQLIRLGFRLVLEAEPDLVVVGDAADGIEAVAAVDTARPDVVLMDVRMPRMDGLEATRRIVAQHPHVRIVVLTTFDLDEYAFAALRAGASGFLLKDAHPHQLTGAIRAAHGGDAVLAPRVTRRMLEMFGDRLPSEVAADERLNDLTEREREVFIALARGLTNAEIGAELFVSESTVKTHVGRVLAKLGARDRVHAVILAHRLGVVPRDPD, encoded by the coding sequence ATGACTGAGCCGAAGTCCGCCGAGCCGATCCGCGTGCTGCTCGTCGATGATCAGCAGCTGATCCGCCTCGGATTCCGGCTCGTGCTCGAGGCCGAGCCGGATCTCGTCGTCGTCGGCGACGCCGCGGACGGCATCGAGGCCGTGGCGGCGGTGGACACCGCGCGTCCCGACGTGGTGCTGATGGACGTGCGGATGCCGCGGATGGACGGCCTGGAAGCCACGCGGCGCATCGTGGCGCAGCATCCGCACGTCCGCATCGTCGTGCTGACCACCTTCGACCTGGACGAGTACGCGTTCGCGGCGCTCCGCGCGGGAGCGAGTGGGTTCCTCCTCAAGGACGCACACCCGCACCAGCTCACCGGCGCGATCCGGGCCGCGCACGGCGGTGACGCCGTGCTGGCGCCGCGCGTCACGCGCCGGATGCTCGAGATGTTCGGCGACCGCCTGCCTTCGGAGGTTGCAGCGGATGAGCGCCTGAACGACCTCACCGAGCGTGAGCGCGAAGTCTTCATCGCACTGGCGCGTGGGCTCACCAACGCCGAGATCGGCGCCGAGCTGTTCGTCAGCGAGTCCACGGTGAAGACCCACGTGGGGCGCGTGCTCGCCAAGCTGGGTGCACGCGATCGCGTCCACGCCGTGATCCTCGCCCATCGGCTGGGTGTCGTGCCGCGTGATCCGGACTGA
- the pepN gene encoding aminopeptidase N, which yields MPGENLTRIEAQERRAIVETQSYEIALDLTKGAEVFGSRTVVRFTATPGAATFIDLIARGVREITLNGRSVDPAAAFSDSRIALDGLAADNELVIDADCLYTNTGEGLHRFVDPVDDEVYLYSQFEVPDSRRVFAVFEQPDLKATFAFTVTAPEPWKVVSNSPTPEPKKHGDGTATWRFEPTPRISSYITALIAGPYEATFSELTSSSGRVIPLGVYGRKSLWQYLDSDYIFDKTRQGFAYFEEKFDYAYPFAKYDQLFVPEFNAGAMENAGAVTFTETYVFRSKVTDAVKERRVVTILHELAHMWFGDLVTMKWWNDLWLNESFAEWASTIATAEATEWTEAWTTFNAMEKTWAYRQDQLPSTHPVVAQINDLEDVQVNFDGITYAKGGSVLKQLAAWVGIDEFFAGVGAYFKKHEWSNTELSDLLSELEITSGRELSTWSKKWLETAGVNTLSPEIVTDVDGTITRFAIVQTAPADYPTIRPHRLGVGFYDLDGDALVRVHHVELDVDGDLTEVPELKGRKRPALVLLNDEDLAYAKIRLDDKSLQTAIDHLGKITDPLARSLVWGAAWDQTRDAEASASDYVDLVLRNIGAETESTTVRTTLAQLQLAANSYVAPEKRDTTRAHVADALWQLAEAAEAGSDSQLQFVTAFASAAATPGQWEKVRRVRDGEVTFADLAIDTDLSWQLLVSLAAGGVVTAADIDAALADDNTAKGGEFAAQAKAALPTAEAKAAAWSSLVDSDDQPNTIVRAAAAGFVHPAGRELLDGFVGRYFDALLPLWNSRTYQIAQYLIVGLYPAPLANVALRDATRAWLEANGDAAPALRRLVAENLAGVERALSVQDRDAQ from the coding sequence GTGCCTGGAGAGAACCTCACCCGCATCGAGGCGCAGGAGCGCCGCGCGATCGTCGAGACGCAGTCCTACGAGATCGCGCTGGACCTGACGAAGGGCGCCGAGGTCTTCGGATCACGCACCGTCGTCCGCTTCACCGCCACGCCGGGTGCCGCGACGTTCATCGACCTGATCGCCCGCGGGGTGCGCGAGATCACCCTCAACGGCCGGTCCGTCGACCCGGCGGCCGCCTTCTCGGACTCGCGCATCGCCCTCGACGGTCTCGCCGCCGACAACGAGCTCGTCATCGACGCCGACTGCCTCTACACCAACACCGGCGAGGGCCTGCACCGCTTCGTCGACCCCGTCGATGACGAGGTCTACCTCTACTCGCAGTTCGAGGTGCCCGACTCCCGTCGCGTCTTCGCCGTCTTCGAGCAGCCCGACCTCAAGGCGACGTTCGCCTTCACGGTCACCGCGCCGGAGCCCTGGAAGGTCGTCTCCAACTCCCCCACCCCCGAGCCGAAGAAGCACGGCGACGGCACCGCGACGTGGCGCTTCGAGCCCACTCCCCGCATCTCGTCGTACATCACGGCGCTCATCGCCGGCCCGTACGAGGCGACGTTCTCGGAGCTCACGAGCTCGTCGGGCCGCGTCATCCCCCTCGGTGTGTACGGCCGCAAGAGCCTCTGGCAGTACCTCGACTCCGACTACATCTTCGACAAGACGCGTCAGGGCTTCGCGTACTTCGAGGAGAAGTTCGACTACGCCTACCCGTTCGCGAAGTACGACCAGCTCTTCGTGCCCGAGTTCAACGCGGGCGCGATGGAGAACGCCGGCGCGGTGACGTTCACCGAGACGTACGTGTTCCGCTCGAAGGTGACGGATGCCGTCAAGGAGCGTCGCGTCGTCACGATCCTGCACGAACTCGCCCACATGTGGTTCGGCGACCTCGTCACCATGAAGTGGTGGAACGACCTCTGGCTCAACGAGTCGTTCGCCGAGTGGGCGTCGACGATCGCCACCGCCGAGGCCACCGAGTGGACCGAGGCGTGGACGACCTTCAACGCGATGGAGAAGACCTGGGCGTACCGCCAGGACCAGCTCCCCTCCACCCACCCCGTCGTCGCGCAGATCAACGACCTGGAAGACGTGCAGGTCAACTTCGACGGCATCACGTACGCCAAGGGCGGCTCGGTGCTCAAGCAGCTCGCCGCGTGGGTCGGCATCGACGAGTTCTTCGCCGGCGTGGGCGCCTACTTCAAGAAGCACGAGTGGTCGAACACCGAGCTGTCGGACCTGCTGTCCGAGCTCGAGATCACCAGTGGGCGTGAGCTGTCGACGTGGTCGAAGAAGTGGCTCGAGACGGCGGGCGTCAACACGCTGTCGCCCGAGATCGTGACGGATGTCGACGGCACCATCACACGCTTCGCGATCGTGCAGACCGCCCCGGCCGACTACCCGACCATCCGCCCGCACCGCCTCGGCGTCGGGTTCTACGACCTCGACGGCGACGCGCTGGTGCGCGTGCACCACGTCGAGCTCGACGTCGACGGCGACCTCACCGAGGTGCCCGAGCTCAAGGGCCGCAAGCGCCCCGCGCTCGTGCTCCTCAACGACGAGGACCTCGCCTACGCCAAGATCCGTCTCGACGACAAGTCGCTGCAGACCGCGATCGACCACCTCGGCAAGATCACCGACCCGCTCGCGCGGTCGCTGGTGTGGGGTGCCGCGTGGGACCAGACACGGGATGCCGAGGCATCCGCCTCCGACTACGTCGACCTGGTGCTGCGCAACATCGGTGCCGAGACCGAGTCGACCACGGTCCGCACGACGCTCGCCCAGCTGCAGCTCGCGGCGAACTCGTACGTCGCGCCCGAGAAGCGCGACACCACCCGTGCGCATGTAGCCGACGCGCTGTGGCAGCTCGCCGAGGCCGCCGAGGCCGGCAGCGACAGCCAGCTGCAGTTCGTCACCGCCTTCGCCTCCGCCGCCGCCACGCCGGGGCAGTGGGAAAAGGTCCGTCGGGTGCGCGACGGTGAGGTGACGTTCGCCGACCTCGCGATCGACACCGACCTGTCGTGGCAGCTGCTCGTGTCCCTCGCCGCCGGCGGCGTCGTGACCGCCGCCGACATCGACGCGGCCCTCGCCGACGACAACACCGCCAAGGGCGGCGAGTTCGCCGCCCAGGCGAAGGCCGCGCTCCCGACGGCTGAGGCGAAGGCCGCCGCGTGGTCGTCGCTCGTCGACAGCGACGACCAGCCGAACACGATCGTGCGCGCCGCCGCCGCCGGGTTCGTGCACCCCGCCGGCCGCGAGCTGCTCGATGGTTTCGTCGGGCGCTACTTCGACGCGCTGCTGCCGCTCTGGAACTCGCGCACCTACCAGATCGCGCAGTACCTGATCGTCGGCCTCTACCCCGCGCCGCTCGCGAACGTCGCGCTGCGCGACGCCACGCGCGCCTGGCTCGAGGCGAACGGCGACGCCGCCCCGGCGCTCCGGCGCCTCGTCGCCGAGAACCTCGCGGGCGTCGAGCGGGCGCTCTCGGTGCAGGACCGCGACGCCCAGTAG
- a CDS encoding ABC transporter permease, translated as MTTALAPAPSTATQAAVDGSPYRLSFARLVASEWIKFTSLRSTWWSIGLVAVVSIGLSLLMAFSFAAFAGDMPPMSVEEANRQAVQVVVFSTVLTQLLAVVLGTITVTGEYSTGMIRSTLTAAPGRTAALFAKALVVAATMFVTSAIVFAVAAVASGAVLPTGALDVSEPDSSLMPLLGATVYLALIAVIGVGIGFIVRNGPGALAAGIGLVFVAPILVLFFPRLDSFQWIHDAASYLPSNAGQSLFMGSPMTGEVLEPVPALITLAVWTVAAIAGGIAVLKTRDA; from the coding sequence ATGACCACCGCACTCGCCCCCGCTCCTTCCACCGCCACGCAAGCCGCTGTCGACGGCTCGCCCTACCGGCTCTCGTTCGCGCGTCTCGTCGCCTCCGAGTGGATCAAGTTCACGAGCCTCCGCTCCACCTGGTGGTCGATCGGACTCGTGGCCGTCGTCTCCATCGGCCTCAGCCTCCTCATGGCGTTCTCGTTCGCGGCTTTCGCCGGAGACATGCCGCCGATGTCGGTCGAAGAGGCGAACCGGCAGGCGGTGCAGGTCGTCGTGTTCAGCACCGTGCTGACGCAGCTGCTCGCCGTCGTCCTCGGCACGATCACCGTGACGGGCGAGTACTCGACCGGCATGATCCGTTCGACGCTCACCGCTGCACCGGGGCGCACGGCAGCGCTGTTCGCCAAGGCCCTCGTCGTCGCCGCCACGATGTTCGTCACGAGCGCCATCGTGTTCGCGGTCGCCGCGGTCGCATCGGGTGCCGTGCTGCCCACGGGCGCTCTCGACGTCAGCGAACCCGACAGCTCACTCATGCCGCTGCTGGGAGCGACCGTCTATCTCGCCCTCATCGCCGTCATCGGCGTGGGGATCGGGTTCATCGTCCGCAACGGTCCGGGCGCGCTGGCCGCCGGCATCGGACTCGTGTTCGTCGCCCCGATCCTCGTGCTCTTCTTCCCCCGGCTCGACTCCTTCCAGTGGATCCACGACGCTGCCAGCTACCTGCCCTCGAACGCCGGCCAGTCGCTGTTCATGGGGTCGCCCATGACCGGGGAGGTCCTGGAGCCCGTGCCGGCACTCATCACGCTCGCCGTGTGGACGGTGGCCGCCATCGCCGGAGGCATCGCGGTGCTGAAAACACGCGACGCGTAG
- a CDS encoding mechanosensitive ion channel domain-containing protein, with translation MIPFDTTTPPPEESVDITAPEFWQGVGSFFAAAGWNLLTVFSIIVGALVVTWILRLVIHRVVNRIVNGAKNKANVDDTQALERSPLASVRLVQRTRTLGSILGNIVNVSIVIIALLLILNVLAPTALGSLTLLTAAIGAGLGFGAQNIVKDVLNGIFIVAEDQVGIGDVVDLGLATGIVEYVSVRVTHVRDVNGTLWYVRNGEITRIGNLSQGWSRVILDLSVAADSDIAEVEKAMLDTAKELAKDPKWRTRILEQPEVWGLESISGDALVIRLVMKTRANAKDDVARELRVRLKHTIDDMGITLPALTAVMPTGLEGAQRVRGANPPKTKPTPVASTTERPVWKPKRTSKKPSSPATGDEPGTTPGGTP, from the coding sequence ATGATCCCCTTCGACACGACCACGCCGCCCCCCGAAGAGTCCGTCGATATCACCGCGCCGGAATTCTGGCAGGGCGTCGGCTCGTTCTTCGCCGCCGCGGGATGGAACCTGCTGACGGTCTTCAGCATCATCGTGGGCGCGCTGGTGGTCACGTGGATCCTGCGCCTCGTCATCCACCGCGTGGTGAACCGCATCGTCAACGGCGCGAAGAACAAGGCGAACGTCGACGACACGCAGGCGCTGGAGCGGTCGCCCCTCGCGTCGGTGCGGCTCGTGCAGCGCACGCGCACGCTGGGCTCGATCCTCGGCAACATCGTCAACGTCTCGATCGTCATCATCGCGCTCCTGCTCATCCTGAACGTCCTCGCTCCCACCGCTCTCGGGTCGCTGACGCTCCTCACCGCCGCCATCGGCGCCGGTCTCGGCTTCGGCGCGCAGAACATCGTGAAGGACGTGCTCAACGGCATCTTCATCGTCGCCGAAGACCAGGTCGGGATCGGCGACGTCGTCGACCTCGGCCTCGCCACGGGCATCGTCGAGTACGTGAGCGTGCGCGTGACGCACGTCCGCGACGTGAACGGCACCCTCTGGTACGTCCGCAACGGCGAGATCACCCGCATCGGCAATCTCTCGCAGGGCTGGTCGCGCGTGATCCTCGATCTGTCGGTGGCCGCCGACTCCGACATCGCCGAGGTCGAGAAGGCGATGCTCGACACCGCCAAGGAGCTGGCGAAAGACCCCAAGTGGCGCACGCGCATCCTCGAACAGCCCGAGGTCTGGGGCCTCGAGTCGATCTCGGGCGACGCGCTCGTCATCCGTCTCGTCATGAAGACGCGCGCCAACGCGAAGGACGACGTCGCCCGCGAGCTGCGCGTCCGCCTGAAGCACACGATCGACGACATGGGCATCACCCTCCCCGCGCTCACCGCCGTCATGCCGACAGGGCTCGAGGGCGCTCAGCGCGTCCGAGGCGCCAACCCCCCGAAGACGAAGCCCACGCCCGTCGCGTCCACCACCGAACGCCCCGTCTGGAAGCCCAAGCGCACCAGCAAGAAGCCCTCGTCGCCGGCGACCGGCGATGAGCCGGGCACGACTCCCGGAGGAACGCCATGA